One genomic segment of Flagellimonas marinaquae includes these proteins:
- a CDS encoding DoxX family protein, which translates to MNNVFANATEILLLLFLTITFLQSGIDKILDWKGNLDWLTGHFSKSIFRGMVPGLLGIVLVLEMLSGILAGVGAFQFIVDSESSYGFYGAILSGITLLMLLLGQRVAKDYVGAQTIVVYLIPTLFLVFLMQ; encoded by the coding sequence ATGAACAATGTATTCGCGAACGCCACAGAAATCCTCTTATTATTGTTTTTGACAATTACATTTTTGCAAAGTGGAATAGATAAAATTTTAGATTGGAAAGGCAATTTGGATTGGTTGACCGGTCATTTTTCCAAATCCATTTTTAGGGGAATGGTCCCCGGACTTCTGGGAATTGTTTTGGTATTGGAAATGTTATCGGGAATACTGGCCGGTGTCGGCGCTTTTCAATTTATTGTTGATAGTGAGAGCAGTTATGGCTTTTACGGCGCCATTCTGTCGGGAATTACCTTGCTGATGTTGTTATTGGGTCAGAGGGTCGCCAAAGATTACGTAGGTGCCCAAACTATTGTTGTGTACTTGATACCTACCCTATTTTTAGTGTTTTTAATGCAATAA